One window of the Penaeus monodon isolate SGIC_2016 chromosome 1, NSTDA_Pmon_1, whole genome shotgun sequence genome contains the following:
- the LOC119577153 gene encoding titin homolog, producing MDRQKWTARSEPPETNRQKRTPRNEPSEANRQKRTTRSEPPEANRQKRTTRANRQKRTARNELPEANRQKRTTRSELPEANRQKQKRTARNEPPEANYQKRTARTNHQKRTATSGPPQANRHKRIARNEPPQANRHKRTTRSEPPQANRHKRTATSEPPQANRHKRTATSEPPQANRHKRTTTSEPHKRTATSDRHDTTSEPPQANRHKRTATSEPPQANRHKRTTTSEPPQANYQKRTTTSEPPEANYQKRTTTSEPPQANRQLCHAQFCMGLKPYVSFPRAWDILSKEASYCVGMSMEDLSMIRLFSRKFLLVHVHTFSPVLQSVDTNQQI from the exons ATGGACCGACAAAAGTGGACCGCCAGGAGCGAACCGCCAGAAACGAATCGCCAGAAACGAACCCCCAGAAACGAACCGTCAGAAGCGAACCGTCAGAAGCGAACCACCAGAAGTGAACCACCAGAAGCGAACCGCCAGAAACGAACCACCAGAGCGAATCGCCAGAAGCGAACCGCCAGAAACGAACTGCCAGAAGCGAACCGCCAGAAACGAACCACCAGAAGCGAACTGCCAGAAGCGAACCGCCAGAAACAGAAGCGAACCGCCAGAAACGAACCACCAGAAGCGAACTACCAGAAGCGAACCGCCAGAA CGAACCACCAGAAGCGAACCGCCACCAGCGGACCACCACAAGCGAACCGCCACAAGCGAATCGCCAGAAATGAACCGCCACAAGCGAACCGCCACAAGCGAACCACCAGAAGCGAACCGCCACAAGCGAACCGCCACAAGCGAACCGCCACAAGCGAACCACCACAAGCGAACCGCCACAAGCGAACCGCCACAAGCGAACCGCCACAAGCGAACCGCCACAAGCGAACCACCACAAGCGAACCCCACAAGCGAACCGCCACAAGCGACCGACACGACACCACAAGCGAACCACCACAAGCGAACCGCCACAAGCGAACCGCCACAAGCGAACCGCCACAAGCGAACCGCCACAAGCGAACCACCACAAGCGAACCGCCACAAGCGAACTACCAGAAGCGAACCACCACAAGCGAACCACCAGAAGCGAACTACCAGAAGCGAACCACCACAAGCGAACCACCACAAGCGAACCGCC AATTATGTCACGCGCAATTCTGTATGGGTCTGAAGCCGTATGTGTCATTTCCGAGAGCTTGGGACATCTTGTCGAAAGAAGCCTCAT ATTGTGTTGGTATGAGCATGGAGGATTTGAGTATGATTAGGTTATTTAGCAGAAAATTCCTATTAGTCCACGTACATACCTTCTCTCCAGTGCTTCAGTCAGTCGACACAAATCAGCAGATATAG